From Lucilia cuprina isolate Lc7/37 chromosome 4, ASM2204524v1, whole genome shotgun sequence:
TCTGATTATCGTTGTTGGCAGCTGCCGCATTAAAGCCACCATTCTCTTTGCCCCAGAAACACTTGACCGTATTGCCGAGCACTTCCGAATTGTGTGTATGTTCGATGGCACGAGCTGCCGattcttttgtaaaaaacttGATGAAGGAATAGCCTTTGTCTTTGAAAACACGTATGTCTTGTATGTTACCGAATTGCACGAAATGCTTGTGCATGAGTTCTTCGGTAATCAAGTTTGGCGGGAAGCCACCACAATAGACTGTGGTATTCATGGGACTTGACTGGTTGTAGACTTCTTCAAAGGTTTGTCGTGAGTTGTTTTTTATACCTCCACCACCGCCGCCCGCATTTGTTTTACTGGTTTCGCGTGGAGGTGCTAGCTTGCGCGTTGACCAATTGGTACGTATGGAACGAGAACCAATCCATTGGCCATTCATTGATTGTATTGCATTTTCGGCTTCTGCCTTTTTAACAAACGATACGAAGGCGTAACCCTTTGATTTCATTGTTTGCGGATCACGTACAATGCGGCAGTTAGAGATCTCTCCAAATGGAGCAAATGCTTCGCGTAAGCTTTCGGTTTCTATTTCAGGACTTAGATCGCCCACAAAGATATGGTGATGTGAACTAATGTCTGTTTTCGGCTGATTGCCAGGACTAGTGGCCCAATTAACCTGAATAAAgaagaatgaaagaaaaagttttaaaaatgtaatatggTAAAGAaggattttgtgttttttaccttaatttcTTTATCGAGAAATAAACGTTTATTCATGGCTGTTAAGGCGGTCGTGGCTGATTGGTAAGATGAATATTCGATAAAAGCATAGGGATCATTGCCGGCCTCACGTATAATTTTACAACTTTTCACTGAACCCATTTGACTAAATAGAGCGATTAATAAATCCTCTGAAACGGAGGCATCCAAATTCCCTACATACAACGTTTTCGGCTGTGACTCGTCCATTGTGtttagaatttatattttgtttgtggtTGTATTGATTTATATAGATCAATCGATCGATCGCTcgctggttggttggttggatgGATGTATGTTGGTTTgttgtgttaaatttataattggaTTTGGCTACGCTATCTATCTAtaatattatattctatagttttaaATAGATTTCAAGTTACTTAGCCTATagttattatgtttatttttaatttatgttttaaaattgttaaatgtgGATACAACTGTTTTTTATTCCCCTGAGCTTTTCTTCTTTGCCCTTGTTTTGTCAACGTTTTTGTTATCCAAGGGACAGCAGcctttgatttttgtttatttgtttgtatttaggagcttcttgagataatatacataaatgtatctCTCACTCTGTGCTCTACTTTTAATgatttgtatgtgtttattgCTATTATATGATTGTTGATTTACGAttgttggttaaaaaaaaataaatttatacaaattaatagttttgtttCTCGAACTGTTGCTCCTTTGGAGTTTAAAGTTGCGTTTCCGCAGACTCTTAAAGCTGCTGCTAACTTTTATCTGTTCTAATTTCAATTGCGGTTGCTTTTATTATATTCAGCAATGTTGCAGAAAATATGTTCTGTTGTTGTCGTAGTTAAAtgataatttgttattaatccTCTTgcttacaaacacacacatttatttattttaattaatatatggAATATATAcacgtatatatatatttaatgtaaaatgttaTGATATACTGTTTCAGTTCCAGCTTCCGTTTCCTTAGGTCCTTAGTCTCACACAACTAACGCTAAaacgtttgttttaaatttaaattatattattatagtaTTTTGTTGTATCATTAGTagaatttaatgtaatttttgagGGAGAGGATCTTGTTGATTgatgatataaatattatataataactcggtatgttttcttttttcctgttgctttgttggttggttggttgattgGTTGGTACATAtattagaagaaaaaatattcgaatacttttgatactataaatatgtatatatttcttaataaaacacGTTTGGTTGTTTATATTCTTCTTTGACCTCTTTGTGGCTGACTTTAGTATaaacttgttttgttgtttgttattttgtttttgcttggCAGGTTATTTTTTGGGTGGTTGGCTTTACAAGGAATCCACTTGGATGTCTGCTTTTATATTCAATATCCTTCAATCCGTCTTGCCTATTATTTGATGGTATATAGAGTAGAGTAGATGATGTTAAGttaattattttgtgttttcttattacattttttttttaaatctaatctACAACTCTAATGGAGTGTTTAAATTTGCATACTGAAGaagattcttttattttaaaacaaaattcatataGTATTCTAAGGGATTTTCTTTCTcttggagaaaaaaaattatatttctacttagttcttaatttttttgtaatttatggaATCAGTACTCATTTATATTATCTTTGTTGTATTTAATCACTCGCCGTTGCTGTTGATATTTTGtttgataaaatttacttacaaaatagttgattatttaaatttatattcttgTATATAAGATTTTTGTGTTTGAAATACGTTCGCTAAATAGCTGAGTCAGGCTCTTTTGGACTTTTTTTTGAGgtttactaaaaaatataaaagtaaattgtcgattattaaatagatttatgttataaatagtttagaatttataaaacaattgttggataaacattaatatttatgtcTTACATAAAGCTAAAGAGCCTGTTTTaggtaaactttaaaatttgtttaaaacttgaGACAGTGTCATGTGTCCTATTGAGCATTATGTAGACAATTAGAAACTTATTAAGACTATGAGTCATGGTGCGCTAAATATTTACGGGACAATCACACAGAACGTTTATACGATGTAGATTTACTTGCTTTGATTGATATTTCCGAATAAGATTCAAATCAtagaattaaaactttaaatgaaaacttgGGGACAATTGTCCTGGATCTTATAAATGTGGAAAGTGGAGCGTGCAGCATCtactatattattttttgctggtaTGAACGGActtctgtagttttttttttttgcaaatatattaaaGATCTAGTGGCGTTAGAgtattgctttaaaattgttCTAGAATAATTATCCACAAACTATGGGTAGATCGGTCATTTGACTGAGACTAATGATGGAACAAAGTTTCTATTAAGTTCCTAAAggtaaaattaacattttgaaCTTTTATATCGTTTAACAACAATAATGGATATTTTCAACAGTAATGTCAGTCGAGTGAACATTCATATGTCAACGTTCTTGTAGGGTTGTGTCTGTATTAGTTGCGGCAAttaatttcttatatatttcTTCAGAAGAGGTTTACTACAGCTTGTTTTTCACTTTTGGATTTGAAGTGATGATTAGCAATCTAGTTTAATCTTTTAGATCACAGCCTTGTTTTATATCACACTTCAGAACTTTGAGTGGTAagactttaatatttaaaggttGTGATCTACAATATATTTACTTAAGGTTGTGATCTACagtttatttacttattaacTTGTTTTTAGATTTACTGAATAGATTATTACTTAACATCCAGTATAATTTACGACAGATACTACACAATGCGAAAACCCCAAATGACTAATCTCATTTACCTATTTCGCCAAGATTCTCAACCCAGATCCAGCTGTATTATATTGCCAAAATTTCATggacaaaactaaaacatattaagttggatattttatattgaaataattttaattttaaattattccacTGCATATGTATTCCTATTTTCTTCGACAAGGGTAATTACGTTGTCGTGATGCGGGGGCTTAAGTATACTTCGTGATTAAACATAGCTTAGTGTGACTAATATTGCGGTATCAAGCCCTGAGTGTGACATGTGCCTTCCTATGCTATTTCCCTCTTCTGATATAACTCACTCTTTGTGCAGTGGGGGCTTTTCCCTTAGGCATAGCGCTATATAGGAACTTTAAAGGCCTAGGTGAGTTCTAGCAGTACGAAGGGCCTGGATGGCTAGCCCGTGCATAAAGAGGCAATTTTAAAACAGCTCGCGATTATATATTAGTTACATAGTACACTTCTGTGTCATGTGTATATTGTCCACCTGTATATGTATTATTGTGGGATTcaaaatagaaaaacttaatattatacAAACATCTAAGGATGAAGTAGGGACACGTTGATCAAGCGTATAATTTGCCACTCTTCTAGGTTACAAAATGTCATGCTGGAATTGCTAGCGAATAGGTTATCATCTTCTTTCTAgaagtatttttatttctgtCTTTGAAACTTTACTCTTCGAGTGGAGATGCACTTTTTATTGGTTCATAACCCTTCTAAGCCTAacctaaaatatatatagtacCCCTACGATAATTCACAATATTAACTATTATGGTGTTGTATATTCAAAAGTTACAACTCTCGCCTAAAATGTTATCATTTAAGTTGTTGCTGTGAATTTTCTCAGATTATCGTGTACAACATGTATTTAATAACTGTCAAAATCTTGGAATTTAATCATAGCTACCTATAAGATTTTTTGCGAAACATTTACAACGGTATATTTCttacaaacaaaactaaaaaacaattggTGTTTGTTCAAGGCGCTTTAAGTGTTATCGTTGCAATTTAAGGCTTATTTACTTAtgctttcaaaaataataatttaaatttcaaaatcctGTGGATTTTACTAACAAGTCCTAGAGTACATGTGTATTTAACAGGTACACACCCCTTTCAAAGTAAACTAAATAGGTTTGCATTATAAAAACTGATTGGTTCTTCTTTGAGatatgttgtagtttttttaacaataatttattgtatgttgtataaattgtataatgacattgttatttaaataaataatagttatcTTCATAACtagatttgttaatttaatagtattttagtagtaatttaattttcttaaagatcaTACAAGGATATCACAATATTATACATGTGTATAAAGGTACAGCAGCATTAAGCTGAAATAGATAAGCCATTGGATATGCTATAGAATTAAATTACGCATCTCAAgaatatctacatatgtatattcacaACCCTCCCTAAAAGGTTTtaccaataaaacaaaaaaaaactttaaggtCATGAACTTGATTTTTAGTTGTCAAGTCCAAGCTGTAACATATTAGACCAACAAAATGCAGataagaaattataaagaatTCAACACTCCCGGAACAAATATActgtttaaaattatgttacaaCTATATTAGctaacaaaatatattgaaataatattttcctAGCCCTAAAAtattccttttctttttttggttggCGCTTTGCGGAATACAATACATACTACATgacacaaacacacaaatatttaacGCGCCTCATAGAagagaaataaagaaaagaacGAGACTTCATTGTTTTTTCATTCGTAGTTCTTATATATTCTATTAACTTACGTATgtctttaaattatatatttcagtatttataaatactttttcttaacattttaacttttatgtGCACGAAAAAAAGTATTAgctttttgcaaacaattatttaaaaaaaaaatactaaaaagttaAACACACTAGAACAAAAATGAACTATAGAAGAGAAATGGCTCTTCGTTAACAAGAATCAAAAAGACGATGATAATTGATAGAAAGagttgcaaaaatataaaataccgGTTGCATATAGTGGTACTCTTCTAACTCATTGTAAACATTGTCAAACAATTTGCAAACAATGAAACAAAGCAAACAGAaatgaaatgaacaaaaaatgcaaaagaaaaaaaccggCCATGTAGGGTTGCATTTACATGCAGATAAAGAGTTGTcaacttaaagaaatttaaaaatcatgtaAGCTGTAATTTTGACTGCTGTACATTGAATCAAAAATTACGATGAAGTTTATAATTCTATAACTAAGATAACTGGAAAAATATAGATACaaatttacgatttttttactaaaagttttATCGGCGCTTTGAGCAATTCAAAGACATTCTCTAACACTTAATTAAGCAATTCAAGCTACTTATGGACTATACTAACGAACTGCTTTATAAAGCTTACTATGTAAAGATTTAATTTGCATGTAATATTATATTCCAACTACTttataggaattttgtatgaatcCATTGGATACGAAAAACAATCTTTTCTGATTAGCCGGCTTATGTCAAGGCACAGACTTTCTCCTCTAACGGTgctttcaaacaatttttaggATTAAAGCCCGACCTTTTTTCATATTCTTACTCAATATGAGGAAGTTTCTGAGgctattacaataaatattcaaaataataacaGACCTTGATTAAAATCAAATCTGTTTTTATAAATTCCTGTTCTAAGGACTGTTAcaggaaatttctaaaaacgaTTACATAAGGCAAAATATgactattaaaatttaaaatgtttttatacgtAAGACCTACTTGcacaaatttcatataatttta
This genomic window contains:
- the LOC111687140 gene encoding nucleolysin TIAR, producing the protein MDESQPKTLYVGNLDASVSEDLLIALFSQMGSVKSCKIIREAGNDPYAFIEYSSYQSATTALTAMNKRLFLDKEIKVNWATSPGNQPKTDISSHHHIFVGDLSPEIETESLREAFAPFGEISNCRIVRDPQTMKSKGYAFVSFVKKAEAENAIQSMNGQWIGSRSIRTNWSTRKLAPPRETSKTNAGGGGGGIKNNSRQTFEEVYNQSSPMNTTVYCGGFPPNLITEELMHKHFVQFGNIQDIRVFKDKGYSFIKFFTKESAARAIEHTHNSEVLGNTVKCFWGKENGGFNAAAANNDNQMNNMAAASAGAAAAAAAAAAGAIIGPGGMPTTPQQAAAAQAAANAAAAAGATIPGQMMTQQQLAAAAAAVQYPYATAYQQMGYWYPPAGYQAAQMQTQYMQQGYYPYAYAASAQQAGGMPAGYRMVQPNVAWGVPGTVVPGVTAAATAANGSLGPQMMYSAAMPQYQTQ